Proteins co-encoded in one Paraburkholderia terrae genomic window:
- a CDS encoding GlxA family transcriptional regulator has protein sequence MDSTSSSAVVNVGHMVKRIGILVFERFPLSDVCLLADAFRLANEAQADQSGLEGVGIEPSYSIVMLSEMGGSVVSSCSLRVWTESLNGPLLNGFDTMFIVGGPGASRAKVNERLIRRLRAIAPKIRVVKGLDEGLGVLAAADLAFERRGWRSMSGATDDSGTPVAPVVHDTQWHIEPGASIDVDAPVRSIAAALTVIKRDHGTPIARLVSERALSGTSKRLDAILDDDEKKGITRKITTAAHWIRENYTRHISVAEAAEVAKMSERNFLRRFKAQVGLTPSEYLLRARLDASCLLLTETDMSIDGIARRCGVRSGDGLAKIFRKRLSISPTDYRAAHRHSMSKS, from the coding sequence ATGGATTCAACCTCGTCGAGCGCAGTCGTCAATGTCGGGCACATGGTCAAACGTATCGGCATTCTCGTTTTTGAACGATTTCCGCTGAGCGACGTGTGTCTGCTCGCTGACGCGTTCCGACTCGCCAACGAAGCACAGGCCGACCAGTCCGGCCTCGAGGGTGTGGGTATCGAACCCTCCTATTCGATCGTGATGCTGTCCGAAATGGGCGGCAGCGTCGTCAGCAGCTGTTCGCTGCGCGTGTGGACGGAAAGCCTCAATGGACCGCTGCTGAACGGCTTCGACACGATGTTCATCGTCGGCGGTCCGGGCGCGTCCCGCGCGAAGGTGAACGAGCGACTGATCCGGCGCCTGCGCGCGATCGCGCCGAAAATCCGCGTCGTCAAGGGGCTCGACGAGGGTCTCGGCGTGCTCGCGGCCGCCGATCTCGCCTTCGAGCGGCGCGGCTGGCGCAGCATGTCGGGCGCAACCGACGACTCGGGCACACCCGTCGCCCCCGTCGTACACGACACGCAATGGCACATCGAGCCCGGCGCCTCGATCGACGTCGACGCACCCGTGCGTTCGATCGCGGCCGCGCTCACGGTCATCAAGCGCGATCACGGCACGCCGATCGCGCGGCTGGTGTCCGAGCGCGCGCTGTCGGGCACGTCCAAGCGCCTCGATGCGATTCTCGACGACGACGAAAAAAAGGGCATCACCCGCAAGATCACGACGGCCGCGCACTGGATACGCGAGAACTACACGCGTCACATTTCGGTGGCGGAAGCCGCCGAAGTCGCGAAGATGAGCGAGCGCAATTTCCTGCGGCGCTTCAAGGCGCAAGTAGGGCTCACGCCGTCGGAATACCTGCTGCGCGCGCGGCTCGACGCGAGCTGCCTGCTGCTGACGGAAACCGACATGTCGATCGACGGGATCGCGCGGCGCTGCGGCGTGCGTAGCGGCGACGGGCTCGCGAAGATCTTCCGCAAACGTCTGTCCATTTCCCCGACCGACTATCGCGCGGCCCACCGGCACAGCATGTCGAAGAGCTGA
- a CDS encoding MFS transporter, whose amino-acid sequence MSTVLAPETGVAQASSRVHNKPVIRSAADVSALVNQGAAIGSDARIVVAIALGGVFLDAYDLGALAFGLKDVARQFSLTPAGTGFVASAITFGAIVGALLGGFLTDRIGRYRVFMADMFFFVIAALACAFAPNAWVLGGARFVMGLGVGIDLPVAMAFLAEFSRLQGKGNKASRVAMWCPVWYAAISVSYLLVLAFYATLPESHQPLLWRLILGFGAVPAIVIILIRSRYISESPVWAANQGDLNGAAQILKRSYGIDADVAPDAAAKATQSHVRTASWKNYGTLLKGVYLKRTVLATVISIASSFAYNAVAFGLPVIISSFLAQSMLTTILASLVLNLAFAFVGGIIAVRMVPKFGAWNMTVAGYACQLVALVGLAVVGKPAGAAQVSIAIAMLALFLFGQGFGPGSHTMTFASLSYPTSLRGVGVGFNQTLMRASSTVSLFLFPVLAAALHTRVFWIIAVAPLCGLIALLAIRWEPSGYDVDAEDFAPAASLRQ is encoded by the coding sequence ATGTCCACCGTTCTCGCGCCCGAAACAGGCGTCGCGCAAGCATCCTCCCGCGTACACAACAAGCCTGTCATCCGTTCCGCCGCCGATGTATCGGCACTCGTCAACCAAGGCGCCGCCATCGGCAGCGACGCGCGCATCGTCGTCGCGATTGCGCTCGGCGGCGTGTTTCTCGATGCCTACGATCTCGGCGCGCTCGCGTTCGGCCTCAAGGACGTCGCGCGCCAATTTTCGCTGACACCGGCCGGCACCGGCTTCGTCGCTTCTGCGATCACGTTCGGCGCTATCGTCGGCGCGTTACTCGGCGGCTTTCTGACCGACCGCATCGGCCGTTATCGCGTGTTCATGGCCGACATGTTCTTCTTCGTGATCGCGGCACTCGCCTGCGCATTCGCGCCGAACGCGTGGGTGCTTGGCGGTGCGCGCTTCGTGATGGGTCTCGGCGTCGGCATCGACCTGCCCGTCGCGATGGCGTTTCTCGCCGAGTTCTCGCGGCTGCAAGGCAAGGGCAACAAGGCCTCGCGCGTCGCGATGTGGTGCCCCGTCTGGTATGCGGCCATCAGCGTGTCATATCTGCTCGTGCTGGCGTTCTATGCGACCTTGCCGGAGAGCCATCAGCCTCTGCTATGGCGTCTGATTCTCGGCTTTGGCGCCGTGCCCGCAATCGTCATCATCCTGATCCGCAGCCGCTATATCAGCGAGTCGCCCGTATGGGCCGCGAATCAGGGCGATCTGAACGGCGCCGCGCAGATTCTCAAGCGCTCGTACGGCATCGACGCCGACGTCGCGCCGGACGCCGCCGCGAAGGCGACACAGAGCCACGTGCGCACGGCGTCGTGGAAGAACTACGGCACGCTGCTCAAGGGCGTCTATCTGAAGCGCACGGTACTCGCGACCGTTATCTCGATTGCGTCGTCGTTCGCGTATAACGCGGTCGCGTTCGGCTTGCCGGTGATCATTTCGAGCTTCCTCGCGCAGTCGATGCTCACCACGATCCTCGCGTCGCTCGTGCTCAATCTTGCGTTTGCGTTCGTGGGCGGCATCATCGCGGTGCGCATGGTGCCGAAGTTCGGCGCCTGGAACATGACCGTGGCCGGCTATGCGTGCCAGCTCGTCGCGCTCGTCGGGCTCGCCGTCGTCGGCAAGCCAGCGGGCGCCGCGCAGGTCTCCATCGCAATCGCGATGCTTGCGCTGTTCCTGTTCGGCCAGGGCTTCGGGCCGGGATCGCACACCATGACGTTCGCTTCGCTGAGCTATCCGACTTCGCTGCGCGGCGTGGGCGTCGGCTTCAACCAGACGCTGATGCGCGCAAGCTCGACCGTTTCGCTGTTCCTGTTCCCCGTGCTCGCCGCCGCGCTGCATACGCGCGTGTTCTGGATCATCGCAGTCGCGCCGCTGTGCGGCCTCATTGCGCTGCTCGCGATCCGCTGGGAGCCGTCGGGCTACGACGTCGACGCGGAAGACTTCGCGCCGGCCGCGTCGCTCAGGCAATAG
- a CDS encoding polysaccharide biosynthesis/export family protein has translation MNRIRTGVYAPLVLSMTLLLSACGLSPGQRMITPAALQDTGGEYSTEAEQQIQIPITDINLSLVRKMKGQTTDLSQQTVGLFSNKPPVYKIGPGDVMQITVWDHPELAAALGQPQASGNKNDPGLGFLVDADGNIQFPYAGTLHVGGKDASTVQKELYKKLSVVYSKPEVTVRVSSFRSSQVYVDGEVHAPGPAQINDIPMSLTEAINRTGGFTPNADQGRLELVRNGVTYDLNMPDLIKRGRAPTSIYLQPGDMLRVPAREENGIYLMGEVNKPATILPMRDGKLSLSEALSQAGSFNPNTADAKQTFVIRNSTSDKPEIYHLDTTSPVSMLLANQFELQPKDVVYVDNNSLVRFNRVLTLLLPAINAGVTAALLAK, from the coding sequence ATGAACCGCATTCGAACAGGCGTGTATGCGCCGTTAGTGCTGTCGATGACGTTGCTGCTTTCCGCCTGCGGTCTCTCACCCGGACAACGGATGATCACACCCGCCGCGTTGCAGGATACGGGTGGTGAGTACAGCACCGAGGCCGAGCAGCAGATCCAGATTCCCATCACCGACATCAATCTGTCGCTGGTGCGGAAGATGAAAGGCCAGACGACGGATCTGAGCCAGCAGACGGTCGGTCTCTTCAGTAACAAGCCGCCCGTCTACAAGATCGGTCCCGGCGACGTGATGCAGATCACCGTCTGGGACCACCCCGAGCTGGCCGCCGCGCTCGGACAGCCGCAGGCATCGGGCAACAAGAACGATCCGGGCCTCGGCTTTCTCGTCGATGCCGACGGCAACATCCAGTTCCCGTATGCGGGCACGCTGCATGTGGGCGGCAAGGACGCGTCGACGGTCCAGAAAGAATTGTATAAAAAGCTGAGCGTCGTGTATTCGAAGCCTGAAGTGACCGTGCGTGTCTCGTCATTCCGCTCGTCGCAGGTGTATGTGGACGGCGAAGTGCATGCGCCCGGGCCCGCACAGATCAACGACATCCCCATGTCGCTGACGGAAGCGATCAACCGCACGGGCGGCTTCACGCCGAACGCGGACCAGGGTCGTCTCGAACTCGTGCGCAACGGCGTGACCTACGACCTGAACATGCCCGACCTGATCAAACGCGGCCGCGCGCCGACCTCGATCTATCTGCAACCCGGCGACATGCTGCGCGTGCCGGCACGCGAAGAGAACGGCATCTATCTGATGGGCGAAGTGAACAAGCCCGCGACGATCCTGCCGATGCGCGACGGCAAGCTGTCGCTGTCCGAAGCGCTCTCTCAGGCGGGCAGCTTCAACCCGAACACGGCCGACGCGAAGCAGACCTTCGTCATCCGCAATTCGACGAGCGACAAGCCGGAGATCTATCACCTCGACACGACCTCGCCCGTTTCGATGCTGCTCGCGAACCAGTTCGAGCTGCAGCCGAAGGATGTCGTCTATGTCGACAACAACAGCCTCGTGCGCTTCAACCGCGTGTTGACGCTGCTGCTGCCGGCAATCAACGCCGGTGTGACGGCTGCGTTGCTCGCGAAGTAA
- a CDS encoding GlxA family transcriptional regulator, translating into MAYASLESPMVGWVRAPERSAHYAAATRHIAILLFDGCSLLGAGIVAEVFHAANELSSSASHSWTYDVSFLSAAGGNITCSSSIRVWTDGLDARHYMGFDALFVAGGKGARAAARDERLIAWLRRVHANTSTVRPIGEGRSLLEAACINGIQQREFGSYNVREERDERNGSEANDRLESMKSALMLIKRDLGIDVARNVAERLMPDAGDSLMSLLGDSSGKSPADKVRAAARWLQENCQRSISIADAAQVAAMSERNFLRRFKMEVGVTPSDYLLHARLAITCSLLTDSELPVDKIARRTGMGNGDRLAKIFRKRMKVSPTEYRMKTRREAGI; encoded by the coding sequence ATGGCGTATGCAAGTCTTGAATCTCCGATGGTTGGCTGGGTGCGAGCGCCTGAGCGCAGCGCGCACTACGCAGCCGCTACACGCCACATAGCAATTCTGCTTTTCGACGGCTGTTCTCTTCTTGGCGCAGGCATCGTCGCTGAAGTTTTTCACGCTGCTAACGAACTGTCTTCATCCGCCAGTCACAGCTGGACGTATGACGTGAGTTTCCTCTCGGCTGCCGGCGGCAACATTACGTGCTCGTCGTCGATTCGAGTCTGGACGGATGGGCTCGACGCACGTCATTACATGGGCTTCGATGCGCTTTTCGTCGCGGGCGGCAAAGGTGCGCGTGCCGCGGCCCGCGACGAACGGCTCATTGCCTGGCTGCGGCGTGTGCATGCGAACACCAGCACTGTGCGTCCGATCGGCGAAGGACGCTCGCTGCTCGAAGCGGCCTGCATCAACGGCATTCAGCAACGCGAATTCGGCAGCTACAACGTGCGCGAAGAACGCGATGAACGTAACGGCAGCGAAGCGAACGATCGTCTCGAGTCGATGAAGAGCGCGCTGATGCTGATCAAACGCGATCTGGGCATCGATGTCGCGCGCAACGTCGCCGAACGCCTGATGCCCGACGCCGGTGACAGCCTGATGTCGCTGTTGGGCGACAGCTCGGGCAAGAGTCCCGCAGACAAGGTGCGCGCTGCGGCGCGCTGGTTACAGGAGAATTGCCAGCGGTCGATCTCGATCGCGGACGCGGCCCAGGTGGCCGCGATGAGCGAACGCAATTTTCTGCGTCGCTTCAAGATGGAAGTGGGCGTCACTCCGTCCGACTACCTGTTGCACGCACGGCTCGCGATTACCTGCAGCCTGTTGACCGATTCCGAACTGCCCGTCGACAAGATCGCGCGGCGTACGGGAATGGGCAACGGCGATCGTCTTGCCAAGATCTTCCGCAAGCGGATGAAAGTCTCGCCAACGGAATACCGGATGAAGACCCGGCGCGAAGCCGGCATCTAG
- a CDS encoding mannose-1-phosphate guanylyltransferase/mannose-6-phosphate isomerase — MLIDQNNPTNAAAPGSALPACTQIVPVILAGGSGTRLWPMSRENFPKQLIGVVGSESLLQDTVHRMEGFPAGWSVSNSPIVVCGEEHRFVIAEQLTCNSCTPRLVVEPARRDTAPALTLAAALACANGEDAILVVMPSDHAIDDVPALQRALEVAARHAQRGSIATLGVPPGAPETGFGYIRVGKKLDDDAREIDGFVEKPAAELAKQYLAQGTYWWNSGIFIVRASVWLATLQSLQPDMHAACLASFVQGHTDGNTFRPAADAFTRSPADSIDYAVMERLNATVGWTSAGVVVPLDAGWSDLGSWDAVWAAQPKDENGNVGRGRVMFEGAVSSYAHSDGRLVACVGTTNVVVVETADAVLVADRSRVQDVKGLVARIKAQKAPEADAHRKVRRPWGFYDSIDHGDRFQVKRIVVTPGAKLSLQLHHHRAEHWIVVRGTALVTRGDEQFLLTENESTYIPLGVRHRLENPGKVPLEIIEVQSGSYLGEDDIVRFDDTYGRCEQAQDQKQLQGAGPLPVQSQNQSQGTGQGPTHAAS, encoded by the coding sequence ATGTTGATCGACCAGAACAATCCAACGAATGCGGCTGCACCGGGCAGCGCGCTGCCGGCCTGCACGCAGATCGTGCCGGTCATCCTGGCGGGCGGGTCGGGCACGCGCCTGTGGCCGATGTCGCGTGAAAACTTTCCGAAGCAGCTGATCGGCGTCGTCGGTTCGGAGTCGCTGTTGCAGGACACCGTGCATCGGATGGAAGGCTTTCCGGCTGGCTGGAGCGTGTCGAATTCGCCCATTGTCGTGTGCGGCGAAGAGCATCGCTTCGTGATTGCCGAGCAGTTGACGTGCAATTCGTGCACACCGCGTCTCGTGGTGGAACCGGCGCGCCGCGACACGGCGCCCGCGCTCACGCTGGCAGCAGCGCTCGCCTGCGCGAACGGCGAAGACGCGATTCTCGTCGTGATGCCGTCCGACCACGCGATCGACGACGTGCCCGCATTGCAGCGTGCGCTCGAAGTTGCCGCGCGCCACGCGCAGCGCGGCTCGATCGCCACGCTTGGCGTACCGCCGGGCGCGCCGGAAACGGGCTTTGGTTATATCCGCGTCGGCAAGAAGCTGGATGACGATGCGCGCGAGATCGACGGTTTCGTCGAAAAGCCCGCCGCCGAACTCGCGAAGCAATACCTGGCGCAAGGCACGTACTGGTGGAACAGCGGCATCTTCATCGTGCGCGCGAGCGTGTGGCTCGCGACGCTGCAATCGCTGCAGCCCGATATGCACGCGGCGTGTCTCGCATCGTTCGTGCAAGGGCATACGGACGGCAACACGTTCCGTCCCGCGGCGGATGCGTTCACGCGCTCGCCCGCCGATTCGATCGACTACGCGGTGATGGAGCGCCTGAATGCAACGGTGGGCTGGACGTCGGCGGGCGTGGTCGTGCCGCTTGACGCGGGCTGGTCCGATCTCGGCTCGTGGGACGCCGTGTGGGCCGCGCAGCCGAAGGACGAGAACGGCAACGTCGGGCGTGGCCGCGTGATGTTCGAAGGTGCCGTATCGAGCTATGCGCATTCGGACGGACGGCTGGTCGCGTGTGTTGGCACGACCAACGTCGTGGTCGTCGAAACGGCCGACGCCGTGCTCGTCGCCGACCGCTCGCGCGTGCAGGACGTGAAGGGGCTGGTCGCGCGCATCAAGGCGCAGAAAGCGCCCGAGGCCGACGCGCATCGCAAGGTGCGCCGTCCGTGGGGCTTCTACGACTCGATCGATCACGGCGACCGATTTCAGGTGAAGCGCATCGTCGTGACGCCGGGCGCGAAGCTGTCGCTGCAACTTCATCACCATCGCGCCGAACACTGGATCGTCGTGCGCGGCACGGCGCTCGTCACGCGCGGCGATGAACAGTTTCTGCTGACCGAAAACGAATCCACTTACATTCCGCTCGGCGTGCGGCACCGGCTCGAGAACCCGGGCAAGGTGCCGCTCGAAATCATCGAGGTGCAGTCGGGCTCGTATCTCGGCGAAGACGACATCGTGCGCTTCGACGACACGTACGGACGGTGCGAACAGGCGCAAGACCAGAAGCAGTTGCAGGGCGCAGGCCCGCTTCCGGTCCAGAGCCAGAACCAGAGTCAGGGCACGGGGCAGGGCCCGACTCACGCCGCGAGTTAG
- a CDS encoding DedA family protein, with product MDTLLQFVNLVLHIDKFLGVFIHQYGAWVYAVLFLIVFCETGLVVLPFLPGDSLLFIGGAFCATGEMNIELLIVLLLVAAVLGNTVNYMIGRAIGPKVFDSHIPVLERFLDREALRKTHNFYERHGGKTIVLARFIPVVRTFAPFVAGASQMSVKRFQFFNVAGALFWVLLLTLLGFFFGNIPFIRQYLNVIVLVGIGAAVVPVVLGALWKVMRSKRQPERSAGNNTGH from the coding sequence TTGGACACGCTTCTGCAATTCGTCAATCTTGTCCTGCACATCGACAAGTTTCTGGGAGTCTTCATCCATCAGTACGGCGCGTGGGTCTACGCGGTACTGTTCCTCATCGTATTCTGCGAGACGGGCCTCGTCGTGCTGCCGTTCCTGCCGGGCGACTCGCTGCTGTTCATCGGCGGCGCATTCTGCGCGACGGGCGAAATGAACATCGAGTTGCTGATCGTGCTGCTGCTGGTGGCGGCCGTGCTCGGTAACACGGTGAACTACATGATTGGCCGCGCAATCGGGCCGAAGGTGTTCGACTCGCACATACCCGTGCTCGAACGGTTCCTCGATCGTGAGGCGCTGCGCAAGACGCACAACTTCTACGAGCGCCACGGCGGCAAGACCATCGTGCTCGCGCGTTTCATTCCCGTCGTGCGGACCTTTGCGCCGTTCGTCGCGGGCGCGTCACAGATGAGCGTCAAGCGGTTCCAGTTCTTCAACGTCGCGGGCGCGCTGTTCTGGGTGCTGCTTCTGACGCTGCTCGGTTTCTTCTTCGGCAATATTCCGTTTATCCGTCAGTATCTGAATGTGATCGTGCTGGTCGGTATCGGCGCCGCCGTGGTGCCCGTCGTGCTCGGCGCGTTGTGGAAGGTCATGCGCAGCAAGCGTCAGCCGGAGCGCTCGGCCGGTAACAACACTGGGCATTGA
- a CDS encoding mechanosensitive ion channel family protein produces the protein MDIEAVRVFLMTRGIDFGTEVLGAIVLWIVGRWVIGLVIGLLRKALARNSKVDPTLAHYLGSILGALLNLILILAILQVFGVQTTSFAALLAGLGLAIGTAWGGLLAHFAAGIFMQVLRPFKVGDFVTAGGVTGTVQELGLFGTTIVTPDNVLTIVGNNTIFSGIISNFSAQPVRRVELTAKVANGVDPIDAANRLRAAVTKIPNVSESPPPDIEVLSFTPEGPLLCVRPYTHNDNYWQVYFDTNRTIIETFREAGYPTPETPVVRRVAP, from the coding sequence GTGGATATCGAAGCCGTACGCGTCTTTCTGATGACCCGGGGCATCGACTTCGGGACCGAGGTACTCGGTGCAATCGTCCTGTGGATCGTCGGGCGATGGGTGATTGGGCTCGTCATCGGCCTGCTGCGCAAGGCGCTCGCGCGCAACAGCAAGGTCGATCCGACGCTTGCGCACTACCTTGGCTCGATCCTCGGCGCGCTTCTGAATCTGATCCTGATACTCGCGATCCTGCAGGTGTTCGGCGTGCAGACCACGTCGTTCGCCGCGCTGCTCGCGGGCCTCGGTCTCGCGATCGGCACCGCGTGGGGCGGTCTGCTCGCGCATTTCGCGGCGGGCATCTTCATGCAGGTGCTGCGACCGTTCAAGGTCGGCGATTTCGTGACGGCGGGCGGCGTGACGGGCACGGTTCAGGAACTCGGCCTGTTCGGCACCACGATCGTCACGCCTGACAACGTGCTGACCATCGTCGGCAACAACACGATCTTCTCGGGCATCATTTCCAATTTCAGCGCGCAGCCGGTGCGGCGCGTCGAACTGACGGCGAAGGTCGCGAACGGCGTCGATCCCATCGATGCGGCGAACCGGTTGCGGGCCGCCGTCACGAAGATTCCGAATGTGTCAGAGAGCCCGCCGCCCGATATCGAAGTGCTGTCGTTCACGCCGGAAGGTCCGCTGCTGTGCGTGCGGCCTTACACGCACAACGACAACTACTGGCAGGTGTATTTCGACACCAACCGCACGATCATCGAAACGTTCCGCGAAGCGGGCTATCCGACGCCGGAAACACCTGTCGTGCGGCGTGTGGCGCCGTAG
- a CDS encoding GDP-mannose mannosyl hydrolase produces the protein MAATCADYLEAGDFLQVVKMTPLVSIDLIVSDYAGRVLVGHRRNRPALGTWFVPGGRICKNERLDAAFTRIVDAELGISGMERSAARFGGLFEHLYKDNFAGVDRISTHSVVIAYFLTLENTTSVGRFDQHSRYIWLTPEALLARDDVHENTKAYFR, from the coding sequence ATGGCCGCCACGTGTGCCGATTATCTCGAAGCAGGCGATTTTCTCCAGGTCGTCAAGATGACACCGCTCGTGTCGATCGACCTGATCGTGTCCGACTACGCGGGGCGAGTGCTCGTCGGGCATCGGCGTAATCGCCCGGCGCTCGGCACCTGGTTCGTGCCGGGCGGGCGTATCTGCAAGAACGAGAGGCTTGACGCGGCGTTCACACGTATTGTCGACGCGGAACTCGGCATCTCGGGGATGGAGCGCTCGGCCGCGCGTTTCGGCGGTCTGTTCGAACACCTTTATAAAGACAACTTCGCCGGCGTGGACCGGATCTCGACACACAGCGTCGTGATCGCGTATTTCCTGACGCTCGAGAACACGACGTCCGTCGGGCGCTTCGACCAGCACAGCCGCTATATCTGGCTCACGCCCGAAGCGCTGCTCGCGCGCGACGACGTGCACGAAAACACGAAGGCGTATTTCCGCTGA
- the galU gene encoding UTP--glucose-1-phosphate uridylyltransferase GalU has protein sequence MLSIRKAVFPVAGLGTRFLPATKASPKEMLPVVDKPLIQYAVEEAIAAGITEMIFVTGRSKRAIEDHFDKSYEVECELLARGKLALLELVQNIKPSHVECCYVRQPEPLGLGHAVLCAEKLVGDEPFAVILADDLLDGEPPVLSQMVSLFNHYHCSIVGVEEIGKQESRSYGVIDGKRWDDRLFKMSDIVEKPAPEDAPSNLGVVGRYVLMPAVFDHLRRQRAGAGGEIQLTDAIQSLLGSEQALAYQYRGKRFDCGSKLGYLKATVEFALRHPEVKDAFDAYLRGRMHGETGANGEGAQEELAELLSRV, from the coding sequence ATGCTCAGCATACGCAAGGCGGTGTTCCCCGTGGCCGGTCTCGGCACCCGATTCCTCCCCGCGACCAAGGCGAGCCCGAAAGAGATGCTGCCCGTCGTCGACAAGCCGCTGATCCAGTACGCGGTCGAGGAGGCTATTGCGGCGGGCATCACCGAGATGATCTTCGTCACGGGGCGCAGCAAGCGCGCGATCGAAGACCATTTCGACAAGTCCTACGAGGTCGAGTGCGAGCTGCTCGCGCGCGGCAAACTCGCGTTGCTGGAGCTGGTGCAGAACATCAAGCCGAGCCATGTCGAATGCTGCTATGTGCGCCAGCCGGAGCCGCTTGGGCTCGGCCACGCGGTGCTGTGCGCGGAAAAGCTGGTCGGCGACGAGCCGTTCGCCGTGATCCTCGCCGACGACCTGCTCGACGGCGAGCCGCCCGTTCTGTCGCAAATGGTGAGCCTTTTCAATCACTATCATTGCTCGATTGTCGGTGTCGAGGAGATCGGCAAGCAGGAATCGCGCTCGTATGGCGTGATCGACGGCAAGCGCTGGGATGATCGGCTCTTCAAGATGTCGGACATCGTCGAAAAGCCCGCGCCGGAGGACGCGCCGTCGAATCTCGGCGTCGTGGGCCGCTACGTGCTGATGCCCGCGGTGTTCGATCATCTGCGCCGCCAGCGCGCGGGCGCGGGCGGCGAGATCCAGCTGACGGATGCGATCCAGTCGCTACTCGGCTCGGAGCAGGCGCTTGCCTACCAGTACCGCGGCAAGCGCTTCGACTGCGGCAGCAAGCTCGGCTATCTGAAGGCGACGGTCGAGTTCGCGTTGCGCCATCCCGAAGTGAAAGATGCGTTCGATGCCTATCTGCGCGGCCGCATGCACGGCGAAACCGGCGCGAACGGCGAGGGCGCGCAGGAAGAGCTGGCGGAACTGTTGAGCCGGGTCTGA
- a CDS encoding undecaprenyl-phosphate glucose phosphotransferase produces MRDLQDFFARVADVALILLGAIVASQIRFDEFSQRGFYDAFVLFSAAFALAMFPAFGVYVSWRGRSKLALAGQVALAWLVVQGCALALMYSLHRIDIVSRLWFAYWTAMAGGLLIAWRLIAHAVLARARRLGWNLHQVAIVGSGGHCDQILRRVESQPATGFRATAVLNTHPEESPLTNPRVTCFDSQAAFADYVRANDVHELWLALSLTDERTIFRLVTEFRNDLVNIRFMPDVRSLALFDTSSVIELLGVPAINLVASPLSSRALFKKDLFDRVFAAAAIIGLAPLLIAIAIAVKVTSPGPVFFRQKRKGADGRVFKIYKFRSMRVHTEEAGKVSQATKGDPRITRVGAFLRRTSLDELPQFFNVLRGDMSVVGPRPHALEHDDLYQKVVAGYIHRYRIKPGITGWAQINGFRGETDRIEKMERRVAHDLYYLGHWTFWLDMRIIGVTIVKGFVHTNAY; encoded by the coding sequence ATGCGGGACTTACAGGACTTTTTCGCGCGGGTGGCGGACGTGGCGCTGATACTTTTAGGCGCCATCGTCGCATCGCAGATCCGCTTCGACGAATTTTCACAGCGCGGCTTCTACGACGCGTTCGTTCTCTTTTCCGCGGCCTTTGCGCTGGCGATGTTCCCAGCGTTCGGCGTCTACGTATCGTGGCGCGGCCGCTCGAAGCTCGCGCTCGCCGGGCAGGTCGCGCTCGCGTGGCTCGTCGTGCAGGGCTGCGCGCTCGCGCTGATGTATTCGTTGCATCGGATCGACATCGTGTCGCGCCTCTGGTTTGCGTACTGGACGGCGATGGCGGGCGGCCTGCTGATCGCATGGCGGCTGATCGCGCATGCCGTGCTGGCTCGCGCGCGGCGCCTGGGCTGGAATCTGCATCAGGTGGCGATCGTCGGCAGTGGCGGCCATTGCGACCAGATCTTGCGCCGCGTCGAATCGCAGCCGGCCACGGGCTTTCGCGCAACGGCCGTACTGAACACGCACCCCGAAGAATCGCCGCTGACCAACCCACGCGTGACCTGCTTCGATTCGCAGGCGGCGTTCGCCGACTACGTACGCGCCAACGACGTGCATGAACTGTGGCTCGCGCTGTCGCTTACCGACGAGCGCACGATCTTTCGCCTCGTCACAGAGTTTCGCAACGACCTCGTGAACATCCGCTTCATGCCGGACGTGCGCAGCCTCGCGCTGTTCGACACCAGCAGCGTGATCGAACTGCTCGGCGTGCCCGCGATCAACCTCGTCGCGTCGCCGCTGTCGTCGCGCGCGCTGTTCAAGAAGGATCTGTTCGACCGCGTGTTCGCCGCGGCCGCCATCATCGGACTCGCGCCGCTGCTGATCGCGATTGCGATTGCCGTCAAGGTGACGTCGCCCGGCCCCGTGTTCTTCCGCCAGAAGCGCAAGGGCGCCGATGGCCGCGTCTTCAAGATCTACAAGTTCCGCTCGATGCGCGTACACACCGAGGAAGCCGGCAAGGTCAGCCAGGCGACCAAGGGCGATCCTCGCATCACCAGGGTCGGCGCGTTCCTGCGCCGCACGAGCCTCGACGAGCTGCCGCAGTTCTTCAACGTGCTGCGCGGCGACATGTCCGTGGTGGGGCCACGCCCGCACGCACTCGAACACGACGATCTGTATCAGAAGGTCGTGGCTGGCTATATCCATCGTTACCGGATCAAGCCGGGTATCACAGGCTGGGCGCAAATCAACGGTTTTCGCGGCGAGACCGATCGCATCGAGAAGATGGAGCGGCGCGTCGCGCATGACCTGTATTACCTGGGGCACTGGACGTTCTGGCTCGATATGCGAATCATCGGCGTCACGATCGTCAAGGGCTTCGTTCATACCAACGCGTATTGA